One segment of Macrotis lagotis isolate mMagLag1 chromosome 1, bilby.v1.9.chrom.fasta, whole genome shotgun sequence DNA contains the following:
- the SELENOI gene encoding ethanolaminephosphotransferase 1, with the protein MAFSYEYVTAEQLAGFDKYKYRAVDTNPLSLYVMHPFWNTIVKIFPTWLAPNLITLSGFLLIIFNFLLMAYFDPDFLASAPGQKHVPGWVWIVVGILNFVAYTLDGVDGKQARRTNSSTPLGELFDHGLDSWACVYFVVTVYSIFGRGTTGVSVVVLYILLWIVLFSFILSHWEKYNTGILFLPWGYDISQVTISIVYIVTAVVGVEAWYEPFLFNFLYRDLFTAMIIGCAACVTLPMSLYNFFKAYRNNTLKHSSVYETMLPFVSPCLLFILSTSWVLCSPSDVLETHPRLFYYTVGTAFANITCRLIVCQMSNTRCQTLNLLLVPLALVVLLVYLELPPHVEPILLYLLSIIITLAHVHYGIQVVNQLSNHFKILPFSLRKPSSD; encoded by the exons taCAGGGCTGTGGATACCAATCCGCTCTCTTTGTATGTTATGCACCCGTTTTGGAATACTATAGTAAAG atTTTCCCTACCTGGCTGGCTCCGAATTTGATAACCCTATCAGGCTTTCTAttgattatattcaatttcttACTTATGGCCTACTTTGATCCTGACTTTTTAGCATCAG CACCAGGTCAGAAGCATGTACCTGGCTGGGTTTGGATTGTAGTGGGCATTCTTAACTTTGTTGCTTATACTCTAG ATGGCGTTGATGGAAAGCAAGCTCGTAGAACCAACTCTAGCACCCCATTAGGAGAATTATTTGATCATGGACTAGATAGTTGGGCATGTGTTTACTTTGTAGTGACTGTATATTCTATCTTTGGACGGGGAACAACGGGTGTCAGTGTTGTTGTTTTATATATCCTATTATGGATAGTCTTGttttctttcatcctgtcccATTGGGAAAAGTATAATACAGGAATTCTCTTCTTGCCATGGGGATATGACATTAGTCAGGTG ACTATCTCTATTGTCTACATAGTGACTGCAGTTGTGGGAGTTGAGGCCTGGTATGAACCTTTCCTGTTTAATTTCTTATATAGAGACCTATTCACTGCAATGATTATTG GATGTGCAGCATGTGTGACTCTGCCAATGAGTTTATATAACTTTTTCaa ggCCTACAGAAATAACACCTTGAAGCATAGTTCTGTTTATGAAACAATGCtgccttttgtttctccatgtcTTCTTTTCATTCTGAGTACAAGTTGGGTCCTCTGCTCACCATCAGATGTTTTAGAGACACATCCTAGACTCTTCTACTATACAGTTGGAACAGCTTTCGCCAACATCACa TGTCGCCTTATTGTGTGTCAGATGAGCAACACAAGATGCCAAACTTTGAATTTGTTGCTTGTGCCACTGGCCCTCGTTGTTCTTTTGGTGTACTTAGAATTACCTCCTCATGTGGAACCCATTCTTCTGTATTTACTAAGCATTATTATTACTTTGGCACATGTCCATTATGGAATACAAGTG GTAAACCAGTTGAGCAACCACTTTAAGATTCTGCCCTTTTCATTAAGAAAACCAAGCTCAGATTGA